From Acidobacteriota bacterium:
TAAGGGCTTGCCGTCTCATGGTTGATATGGGACAAGCCACGTTCCAACGTTAACAGTATTTAATGCGCGACGTGAAATATATGAACGTCAAGGCAGGGCTGTCAACAGGAAAAGTCTTCCTGCGTCGCGATCCTCCTCCGCTTTTCGCGGCATCCGCGCGTAAAAGGCCCTGCGTTCGACGTCATTTGGGGTTTTAGACGGATTTATCCTGCGTGGAGAGCTTATAAGGTGTCGCAGCGGCGGTCTTGTATCTGCCGTATTTCTACAGGTGCCGGACGGTGCAGAGAGGGCTGGATATGTATATGTAAAACATAAGTTCGATAGAGCAAAATATATGGAGAAGTGGAGTTCAGGAGTGCGAGATGGTGCCGGTGCATTCACCGAACCCGATCCGGGGCAGCCCGGGGCTTTGCGTGTAGGCGCGAAAGATGATTTGGTCGCCGTCCTCCAGAAAAATCCGGGTTTCGCCTGTGGGCAGGTTGAGGGGTGACCGGTTGAGCTTCACCTCGAGCAGGCAGCCTTCGGAGCCTGTGTCCGGGCCGGAGATGGTGCCGGTTGCGAGCAGGTCGCCGGGGCGCAGGTTGCAGCCGTTGCTGGCGTGATGGGTGAGCATCTGCGGGAGTGTCCAGTAGAGATTGCGCAGGTTGCCCTGGCTGAGCCGCATGGGTGCGTGCCCGGCCTGGCGCATCGTTGCGGATTGGAGGAAGACCTCGAGGGTGAGGTCGATCGCATCGTGTGCAGCGTGTGGCGTTGCGAGGTAGGGAAGGGGAGCGGGGTCGGTGTCGGGGCGTGGTGGCGCGGGGATGCGGTAGGGGGCGAGCGCTTCGAGCGGGACGATCCACGGAGAGATGGTGGTGGCAAAGTTTTTTGCGAGGAAGGGCCCGAGCGGCTGGTACTCCCACGACTGGATGTCGCGCGCAGACCAGTCGTTGAGCAGGCAGAGGCCGAAGATGTGCTGCTCGGCTTCGGCGATGGGGATGCTGTTGCCGAGGCGGTTGCCGGGGCCGACGAAGACGCCGACCTCGAGCTCATAGTCGAGCGAACGTGTCGGCCCGAAGGCAGGCGATGCTGTTTCGGCCGGCTTGATCTGTCCAGACGGGCGGCGGATCTCTTCTCCGCTTACGACGATGGAGGAGGCGCGGCCGTGGTAGCCGATGGGCAGGTGCTTGTAGTTCGGGAGCAGAGGGCTTTCGGGGCGAAAGAGCTGGCCGACTCGAGTGGCGTGATGGATGGAGGCATAGAAGTCGGTGTAGTCGCCGATATGAGCGGGTAGCTGCATCACTGCTTCGCGCATGGGGACGAGGTGTGGCTCGACGCGGTGTTTCTCTGCGGAGCCGGCAGCGAGAAGAGCGGTGACTTGATGGCGTAGCTGAGTCCATGCGGTTGGGCCGAGGGACATAAGCGGATTCAGCTGATCGGCGCGGCAGGCATCCCTGATCTCTTCGGGGAGCGAAGACAGGAGACTGCTCTCGGCGCAGGTATGGAGGTCGAGGATTCGATCGCCTATGGCGATGCCGATGTGCGTTGCCTCGCGGTGTCGAAAGACCCCGTATGGAAGGTTCT
This genomic window contains:
- the fahA gene encoding fumarylacetoacetase; protein product: MATAKQSWIASANHPSCDFPLQNLPYGVFRHREATHIGIAIGDRILDLHTCAESSLLSSLPEEIRDACRADQLNPLMSLGPTAWTQLRHQVTALLAAGSAEKHRVEPHLVPMREAVMQLPAHIGDYTDFYASIHHATRVGQLFRPESPLLPNYKHLPIGYHGRASSIVVSGEEIRRPSGQIKPAETASPAFGPTRSLDYELEVGVFVGPGNRLGNSIPIAEAEQHIFGLCLLNDWSARDIQSWEYQPLGPFLAKNFATTISPWIVPLEALAPYRIPAPPRPDTDPAPLPYLATPHAAHDAIDLTLEVFLQSATMRQAGHAPMRLSQGNLRNLYWTLPQMLTHHASNGCNLRPGDLLATGTISGPDTGSEGCLLEVKLNRSPLNLPTGETRIFLEDGDQIIFRAYTQSPGLPRIGFGECTGTISHS